In Vagococcus luciliae, one genomic interval encodes:
- the eno gene encoding surface-displayed alpha-enolase, protein MSIITDIYAREVLDSRGNPTIEVEVYTESGAFGRGMVPSGASTGEHEAVELRDGDKSRYLGKGVLKAVDNVNNIIAEELIGYDVRDQMAIDRRMIELDGTPNKGKLGANAILGVSIACARAAADYLEVPLYHYLGGFNTKVLPTPMMNIINGGSHSDAPIAFQEFMIVPVGAPTFKEALRWGAEVFHALAKILKSRGLETSVGDEGGFAPRFEGTEDGVETILEAIKAAGFVPGKDIMIGFDCASSEFYENGVYDYTKFEGEGAAKRTAAEQVDYLEELVNKYPIITIEDGMDENDWDGWKLLTERLGEKVQLVGDDLFVTNTEILARGIEMGVSNSILIKVNQIGTLTETFDAIEMAKEAGFTAVVSHRSGETEDSTIADIAVATNAGQIKTGSLSRTDRIAKYNQLLRIEDQLGEVAEYKGLKSFYNLKNK, encoded by the coding sequence ATGTCAATTATTACAGATATTTATGCTCGCGAAGTCTTAGATTCACGTGGTAACCCAACTATTGAAGTAGAAGTTTACACAGAAAGTGGTGCTTTTGGTCGCGGTATGGTGCCTTCTGGAGCATCAACTGGTGAACACGAAGCTGTTGAATTACGTGATGGAGATAAATCTCGTTATTTAGGTAAAGGTGTTTTAAAAGCTGTTGATAACGTAAATAACATCATCGCAGAAGAATTAATTGGATATGACGTAAGAGACCAAATGGCTATTGACCGTCGTATGATCGAATTAGATGGAACTCCAAACAAAGGTAAATTAGGAGCTAACGCTATTTTAGGTGTATCAATTGCATGTGCTCGCGCTGCAGCTGATTACTTAGAAGTACCTTTATATCATTACTTAGGAGGATTTAATACAAAAGTATTACCTACTCCAATGATGAACATCATCAATGGTGGTTCTCACTCTGATGCACCAATCGCTTTCCAAGAATTTATGATTGTCCCTGTAGGAGCTCCTACATTTAAAGAAGCTTTACGTTGGGGTGCTGAAGTATTCCACGCATTAGCTAAAATCTTAAAATCTCGTGGATTAGAAACTTCTGTTGGTGATGAAGGTGGATTTGCACCTCGTTTTGAAGGAACTGAAGACGGTGTTGAAACAATTTTAGAAGCAATCAAAGCTGCTGGATTTGTACCAGGCAAAGACATCATGATTGGATTTGACTGTGCATCATCAGAATTCTACGAAAATGGCGTATATGACTATACTAAATTTGAAGGCGAAGGTGCTGCAAAACGTACTGCTGCTGAACAAGTAGATTACTTAGAAGAATTAGTTAACAAATACCCAATCATCACTATTGAAGATGGTATGGATGAAAACGACTGGGATGGTTGGAAACTATTGACTGAACGCTTAGGCGAAAAAGTTCAATTAGTTGGTGACGACTTATTCGTTACAAACACTGAAATCTTAGCTCGTGGTATTGAAATGGGCGTAAGTAACTCAATCCTAATCAAAGTTAACCAAATTGGTACATTAACAGAAACATTTGATGCTATCGAAATGGCTAAAGAAGCTGGATTTACAGCTGTTGTATCTCACCGTTCTGGTGAAACTGAAGATTCAACAATTGCTGACATCGCAGTTGCAACTAATGCTGGACAAATCAAAACTGGTTCTCTTTCTCGTACTGACCGTATTGCTAAATACAACCAATTATTACGTATTGAAGACCAATTAGGCGAAGTTGCTGAATACAAAGGTTTGAAATCTTTCTACAACTTAAAAAACAAATAA
- a CDS encoding helix-turn-helix domain-containing protein — MTYSADSTDKQKCVTYEKIVEMLEKDVPITQISKELDVDRNTIYRIRDERLIDKECI; from the coding sequence TTGACTTATAGTGCTGACTCAACAGATAAACAGAAATGTGTAACATATGAAAAGATTGTTGAGATGTTGGAGAAAGATGTTCCTATAACTCAGATTTCTAAAGAGTTAGATGTGGATAGGAACACGATTTATAGGATTAGAGATGAAAGATTAATAGATAAAGAGTGTATTTAA
- a CDS encoding selenium binding protein — translation MYEKFTRQLLPSKKYRELLGSSITVFNSNTSFVIENYLKIETSNSFDWYSLIDMTSGRLKNSVQSEIKKASNLKIMEKFEELVEKRNRIVHSFQITDIDGEQRLASKDRNHVQFVITENYLHRFIKENEELSEMLHKLRGY, via the coding sequence ATGTACGAAAAATTTACTAGACAGTTGTTACCTTCGAAAAAATATAGAGAGTTGTTAGGTAGCTCAATTACTGTATTTAATTCGAATACTTCATTTGTGATAGAAAACTACCTAAAAATTGAAACAAGTAATAGTTTTGATTGGTATTCATTAATTGATATGACATCTGGACGATTAAAAAATTCAGTTCAATCAGAAATAAAGAAAGCCTCTAATCTGAAAATTATGGAAAAATTTGAGGAATTAGTTGAGAAGAGAAATAGAATAGTTCATAGTTTTCAAATTACTGATATAGATGGAGAGCAAAGACTAGCATCTAAAGATAGAAATCATGTTCAATTTGTTATTACGGAAAATTATTTACATCGATTCATTAAAGAAAATGAAGAACTTTCAGAGATGCTTCATAAATTAAGAGGATATTAG
- a CDS encoding sugar-binding domain-containing protein, with translation MEKNDINQLMINLAKDYYIEDIPITTLTNKYELSRYKILKYLNDAKEQGIITINIQAPYERNYELERLLGSMFDTSFFILKESEDLTNSNYYFWKFSAEIIEDYIIQANIVSLSWGDSIYQIIEQFKPAITENLIFTQFVGEIGKYHSLAGSMRLVQKAASKFEANYLTLTAPLYIINNQARELLALEPLLQKTLVTAEKSDVILTAVATPASITSVDSWNQNKHLLFGDSFNQTCGFAYGRPFDEYGNILNLENDKTFGLSLEQIFKIPKRICVNNNKFKTGALIGALRGNFFTHMFLNEKSALSILDQLEQ, from the coding sequence ATGGAAAAAAATGATATCAATCAACTCATGATTAATTTAGCAAAAGACTACTATATTGAAGATATTCCCATCACAACTCTGACCAATAAATATGAATTAAGTCGATACAAAATATTAAAATATCTAAATGATGCCAAAGAGCAAGGAATCATTACTATCAACATACAAGCCCCTTATGAGCGAAATTATGAACTAGAGAGATTATTAGGTTCTATGTTTGATACTTCTTTTTTCATCCTCAAAGAAAGTGAAGATCTGACAAACTCCAATTACTATTTTTGGAAATTTTCAGCTGAAATTATTGAAGATTACATCATCCAAGCAAATATTGTCTCTCTATCTTGGGGTGATTCTATCTATCAAATTATTGAACAATTTAAACCTGCTATTACCGAAAATTTGATTTTCACACAATTTGTCGGTGAGATAGGAAAATATCATTCTTTAGCTGGTTCTATGAGATTAGTTCAAAAAGCTGCTTCAAAATTTGAAGCAAATTATTTAACGCTCACAGCTCCTCTTTATATCATTAACAACCAAGCAAGAGAGCTTCTTGCACTAGAGCCTTTACTGCAAAAAACATTAGTTACGGCAGAAAAATCCGATGTCATTTTAACTGCTGTCGCAACACCTGCTTCTATCACAAGTGTTGATTCATGGAACCAAAATAAGCATTTACTTTTTGGTGACTCTTTTAATCAAACATGCGGATTCGCTTATGGTAGACCTTTTGACGAGTACGGAAATATTCTAAATTTAGAAAATGATAAAACATTTGGTCTATCACTTGAACAAATATTCAAAATACCAAAAAGAATCTGTGTTAATAATAATAAATTTAAAACTGGTGCTCTAATTGGCGCATTAAGAGGAAACTTCTTTACCCATATGTTTCTAAATGAGAAAAGTGCGCTTAGTATCCTTGACCAATTAGAACAATAA
- a CDS encoding NAD(P)-dependent malic enzyme, with translation MNNEILELHHEHIGVLSIQSELPVKNGIDLAKAYTPGVAELSKLIEKHNELAREYTISGKLVAVISDGSAVLGLGNVGPQAGLPIVEGKSLLYKTFANVDAIPMAIDQVEIDAFVETIKNMSHSFAGIHLEDIQAPRCFEIEDKLKELLDIPVYHDDQEGTAIVVLAGLINAAKVSHRKLSDLKIVLNGVGASGVATAKLLAAAGVTHVTLVDKEGILTKSSAQLNPYQEHLLSLFNKRESGDLSEAIVDQDVFIGLSTGNLLTKEMIRTMNDNPIIFALANPVPEVTPEEAKEGGAKLIATGSSDYPNQVNNVLAFPGLFAGLLEAKAKFVDEKLQLHVAKTLADLVENPTEDYFIPNVFETRVVPAVKQSVVNFFN, from the coding sequence TTGAATAATGAAATTCTAGAATTGCATCATGAACATATTGGTGTTTTAAGTATACAATCAGAGTTACCTGTAAAAAACGGCATTGATTTAGCTAAGGCTTATACACCGGGTGTGGCTGAACTGAGCAAACTCATTGAAAAGCATAATGAATTGGCTAGAGAATATACAATCAGTGGAAAGTTGGTTGCAGTCATTTCAGATGGTTCTGCTGTATTAGGTCTTGGAAATGTTGGGCCACAAGCTGGATTGCCTATTGTTGAAGGTAAATCTCTTTTATATAAAACGTTTGCTAATGTTGACGCTATTCCAATGGCAATTGATCAGGTAGAAATTGATGCATTTGTTGAAACAATCAAAAATATGTCTCATAGTTTTGCGGGAATACATTTAGAAGATATTCAAGCTCCAAGGTGTTTTGAAATAGAAGACAAGTTAAAGGAGCTATTAGATATACCTGTCTATCATGATGATCAAGAAGGAACAGCAATCGTTGTATTAGCTGGACTGATTAACGCGGCAAAAGTTAGTCACCGAAAATTATCTGATTTAAAGATTGTGTTAAATGGTGTTGGGGCATCAGGTGTTGCAACAGCTAAGTTACTTGCAGCAGCTGGCGTAACTCATGTGACATTAGTGGATAAAGAAGGGATCTTAACAAAATCATCAGCTCAATTGAACCCTTACCAGGAGCATTTATTATCATTATTTAACAAAAGAGAATCTGGTGATTTATCAGAGGCAATTGTGGATCAAGATGTATTTATTGGGTTATCAACGGGGAACCTTTTAACAAAAGAGATGATTCGTACGATGAATGATAATCCGATTATTTTTGCATTAGCTAACCCTGTTCCAGAGGTGACTCCTGAAGAAGCCAAGGAAGGAGGAGCAAAACTAATTGCGACTGGAAGTTCAGACTACCCTAATCAAGTGAATAATGTATTAGCCTTTCCAGGGTTATTTGCAGGACTTTTAGAAGCAAAAGCTAAATTTGTTGACGAAAAGCTACAATTACACGTTGCTAAGACATTAGCTGATTTAGTAGAAAATCCAACTGAGGATTATTTTATTCCAAATGTATTTGAAACAAGAGTTGTTCCAGCTGTTAAACAATCTGTCGTTAATTTTTTTAATTAA
- a CDS encoding 2-hydroxycarboxylate transporter family protein — protein MEEKKQQTFFEKVSKLKIGFIPLPIYLILVVVYLLLTVNKIMPNDMMGAIGVMTLFSFILEEVGKHIPILNSLGGKVLVVTFLPSFLVYKSWLPESSIETVTAFMKNNNFLSFFIALLIVGSICSMNRKTLLKASSRIILILIICDVVGALVGTGVGMLLGLSAFEAFFFVVAPIMAGGVGEGALPLSIGYAGLIATQQADIFASILPCVMLGSLVAVIFAGLLKKLGEKHPELTGNGQLIDGDDEHLDNLKGGKVDVDIEKMLVTGVLAITLYLLGVWVNHVIHLPAPIVLLVAVMGAKMLGWIPKDIENGGHSLYSLTVKGITPPLLFGVGVAMTPWGSLVKVFTHVPMLITIFATVLSIVLTAYFVGKALGMYPVDTAIAVSCCSGQGGTGALAILAAGDRMELMPFAQVSVRLGGAMMVTTAIFLMSLFV, from the coding sequence ATGGAAGAAAAAAAACAACAAACTTTTTTTGAAAAAGTGTCAAAATTAAAAATTGGATTTATCCCATTACCTATCTACCTCATTTTAGTTGTCGTTTATTTATTACTAACAGTGAATAAAATTATGCCAAATGACATGATGGGTGCCATTGGTGTTATGACATTATTTTCTTTTATCTTAGAAGAAGTTGGAAAGCATATCCCTATTTTAAACTCATTAGGGGGAAAAGTATTAGTTGTAACGTTCTTGCCATCATTTTTAGTATATAAATCTTGGCTTCCTGAATCATCTATTGAAACAGTGACAGCATTCATGAAAAATAATAACTTTTTATCTTTCTTTATCGCTTTATTAATCGTCGGTAGTATTTGTTCAATGAATCGTAAGACATTATTAAAGGCTAGTTCTAGAATTATTTTAATCTTGATTATTTGTGATGTTGTTGGTGCATTAGTTGGAACAGGTGTTGGTATGTTGCTAGGTTTGTCAGCATTTGAAGCATTTTTCTTTGTAGTAGCACCAATCATGGCTGGTGGAGTTGGTGAAGGAGCATTACCTTTATCAATTGGATACGCAGGACTTATTGCAACACAACAAGCAGATATTTTTGCTTCAATTTTACCATGTGTCATGTTAGGTAGTTTAGTGGCGGTTATTTTTGCCGGATTATTAAAAAAACTTGGTGAAAAACATCCAGAATTAACTGGTAATGGACAATTAATTGATGGTGATGATGAACACTTAGATAACTTAAAAGGTGGAAAAGTCGACGTTGATATTGAAAAAATGTTAGTCACAGGTGTCCTTGCTATTACATTATATCTATTGGGTGTTTGGGTTAATCATGTGATTCATTTACCAGCTCCAATTGTATTATTAGTCGCTGTTATGGGTGCTAAAATGTTAGGATGGATTCCAAAGGATATTGAAAATGGTGGACATTCACTTTACTCCCTCACTGTTAAAGGAATTACTCCTCCATTACTATTTGGTGTTGGGGTTGCGATGACTCCTTGGGGTTCTTTAGTTAAAGTCTTTACACATGTTCCTATGTTAATTACCATTTTTGCCACAGTTCTTTCAATTGTATTAACTGCTTACTTTGTTGGAAAAGCGTTAGGTATGTATCCTGTTGATACAGCTATTGCTGTTTCTTGTTGTAGTGGACAAGGTGGTACAGGAGCTTTAGCTATTTTAGCAGCAGGTGATCGTATGGAACTTATGCCATTTGCTCAAGTTTCAGTACGTTTAGGTGGGGCTATGATGGTAACAACCGCCATATTTTTAATGAGTTTATTCGTTTAG
- the citC gene encoding [citrate (pro-3S)-lyase] ligase produces MSDELKITTLFLKDKKTRQQWESLLYHHDIFSITDKDVLLLDQTFGIYDNQGLIATISIASNVLKYLVIEERYRENGKLFNMLVSHAINALASQGIFHVLVFTKLDYAKSFQYLGFSNIMTTEYGVFLEKGDQSINTFLSQLPLIKGDYTISAIVMNANPFTKGHLYLVEEALKKSDYVYVFVVSANQSLFTSEERYQLVCQGVEHLERAVVCQGGEYMVSLATFPSYFLKNKEEVISYQTQLDALLFKEYIAKTLHITKRFLGEEPLSDTTKRYNKALLTYLPPEIEVEIIPRKTIDHHQVISATKVRECIQFGDLELIKQLVPITTYHFISEHLTELQKRLDNN; encoded by the coding sequence ATGAGTGATGAATTAAAAATTACGACTCTATTTTTAAAAGACAAAAAGACACGTCAACAGTGGGAAAGCCTGTTATATCACCATGATATCTTTTCTATTACGGATAAAGACGTTTTACTTCTTGATCAGACTTTTGGAATTTATGATAATCAAGGATTAATTGCGACAATTTCTATTGCATCAAATGTATTGAAATATTTAGTCATTGAAGAAAGGTATCGTGAAAACGGAAAGTTGTTTAATATGTTAGTCTCTCATGCTATTAACGCATTAGCTAGTCAGGGAATATTTCATGTATTAGTTTTTACAAAATTAGATTATGCTAAATCTTTTCAATATTTAGGTTTTTCTAACATTATGACGACTGAATATGGGGTTTTCTTAGAAAAAGGAGATCAATCGATTAATACCTTTTTATCACAACTCCCTTTGATAAAGGGCGATTATACGATTTCAGCAATAGTGATGAATGCCAATCCATTTACTAAGGGACATCTTTATCTGGTAGAAGAAGCATTGAAGAAAAGTGACTATGTTTATGTTTTTGTCGTAAGTGCCAATCAGTCACTATTTACGTCAGAAGAAAGATATCAGTTGGTGTGTCAAGGGGTTGAACATTTGGAACGCGCTGTTGTATGTCAAGGTGGGGAATATATGGTTAGTTTAGCTACTTTTCCTTCTTATTTTTTAAAAAATAAAGAAGAGGTGATTTCTTATCAAACACAGTTAGATGCCTTATTGTTTAAGGAGTATATCGCGAAAACCTTACATATTACTAAACGATTTTTAGGAGAAGAACCATTATCTGATACAACTAAGCGCTATAATAAAGCGTTGCTAACTTATTTGCCACCAGAAATAGAAGTAGAGATTATTCCAAGAAAAACGATTGATCATCATCAAGTTATCTCGGCAACAAAAGTTAGAGAGTGTATTCAATTTGGAGACTTAGAGTTAATTAAACAACTTGTCCCCATAACAACGTATCATTTTATTAGCGAACATTTAACCGAATTACAGAAACGATTAGACAATAATTAA
- the citD gene encoding citrate lyase acyl carrier protein, giving the protein MDIKKTAIAGTLESSDIQIMVSIGENGIELDLESQVIEQFGKQIKAVILETFDKYGIKNATVKAVDKGALDCTIKARTEAAIQRAIEKDHDLNWEALI; this is encoded by the coding sequence ATGGACATCAAAAAAACAGCGATTGCTGGAACACTTGAATCTAGTGATATTCAAATTATGGTATCAATTGGTGAAAATGGTATTGAACTTGATTTAGAAAGTCAGGTTATTGAACAATTTGGTAAACAAATTAAAGCCGTTATTTTAGAAACGTTTGACAAATATGGTATAAAAAATGCGACAGTTAAAGCAGTTGATAAAGGTGCGCTAGATTGTACCATTAAAGCACGTACAGAAGCAGCCATTCAACGTGCCATTGAAAAAGATCATGATCTAAATTGGGAGGCGCTAATCTAA
- the citE gene encoding citrate (pro-3S)-lyase subunit beta, which translates to MERLRRTMMFVPGNNPSMIKDAGIYGADSIMFDLEDAVSMTEKDVARLLVFEALQTVDYGDTELVVRINDLHSEFGRADIFAVVKAGVDVIRLPKTETVEDIVEVEKVIEEAENFFGIPVGTTKMMAAIEGAKGVLNAPAIAVASNRLIGIAIGAEDYVTNMKTRRYPDGKELFFARSMILHAARAAGIAAFDTVYSDVNNEEGLLNEVTLIHQLGFDGKSVINPRQIPVVNSVYQPTEKEIKHAKDVVYAIEEAKKKGSGVISLNGKMIDKPIVERAERVIMLAKASGLLDEGEF; encoded by the coding sequence ATGGAAAGATTAAGAAGAACAATGATGTTTGTGCCAGGAAATAATCCTAGCATGATTAAAGATGCAGGGATTTATGGAGCCGATTCAATTATGTTTGACTTAGAAGATGCTGTATCTATGACAGAAAAGGATGTTGCAAGATTACTTGTGTTTGAAGCGTTACAAACAGTCGATTATGGTGATACTGAATTAGTAGTTCGTATCAATGATTTACATTCAGAATTTGGTCGAGCAGATATTTTTGCTGTGGTGAAAGCCGGAGTAGATGTTATTAGACTTCCTAAAACAGAGACCGTAGAAGATATTGTTGAAGTAGAAAAAGTCATTGAAGAAGCAGAAAACTTTTTTGGTATTCCAGTGGGAACAACTAAAATGATGGCAGCAATTGAAGGAGCTAAAGGGGTATTAAATGCACCGGCTATTGCTGTTGCAAGCAATCGTCTAATTGGTATCGCAATTGGAGCAGAAGATTATGTGACAAATATGAAAACCAGACGTTATCCAGATGGAAAAGAGTTATTCTTTGCTCGTAGTATGATTTTACATGCAGCAAGAGCGGCTGGTATCGCCGCATTTGATACAGTGTATTCTGATGTTAATAATGAAGAAGGTTTATTAAATGAAGTGACATTGATTCATCAATTAGGCTTTGATGGCAAATCAGTTATTAATCCAAGACAAATTCCTGTTGTAAACAGTGTATATCAACCAACTGAAAAAGAAATTAAACATGCTAAAGATGTGGTTTATGCGATTGAAGAAGCGAAGAAAAAAGGTTCTGGTGTTATCTCGTTAAACGGTAAAATGATTGATAAACCAATTGTTGAACGTGCTGAACGTGTCATTATGCTAGCAAAAGCATCAGGACTTTTGGATGAAGGAGAGTTTTAA
- the citF gene encoding citrate lyase subunit alpha → MKNKVNRDIPDKFLTDYSVFETTTIDHQKIDYKAPTVKVVSQKDTKLVHSIKEVIEKVGLENGMTISFHHHFREGDYVFNQVMSVIKEMGFKDLTLAPSSLTNVMNDMVVECIKSGVITHITSSGMRGSLGEFISHGGLDNPVILRSHGGRARAVEQGEIKIDVAFLGVPNADEYGNANAIHGKAVFGSLGYAMVDAKYADNVVLITDTLVPYPCTPISIPQTQVDYVVEVDEIGNPEKIGAGATRFTKDPKELKIAQLTNDVITQSPYFKNGFSFQTGTGGAALAVSRYLKESMEKENIKASFALGGITKPTVDLLSEGFIEKVLDVQDFDKGAALGMAEHENQQEIDASFYADPFNKGAVVNQLDIVILSALEIDTKFNVNVMTGSDGVLRGAIGGHQDAANAKLTIITAPLVRGRIPTVVNDVTTVITPGDSIDILVTEVGIAINPKREDLKEIFANSKVPVFTIEELQQRAEKIVGVPENLEFTDRVVALVEYRDGTLIDIVKQIKE, encoded by the coding sequence ATGAAAAACAAAGTGAATCGTGACATACCAGATAAATTTTTAACAGATTATTCTGTTTTTGAAACAACTACAATTGATCATCAAAAAATTGATTATAAAGCCCCTACTGTCAAAGTCGTTTCTCAAAAAGATACAAAATTAGTTCATAGTATTAAAGAAGTCATTGAAAAAGTTGGATTAGAAAATGGTATGACCATTTCATTTCATCATCATTTTAGAGAAGGGGATTACGTCTTCAATCAAGTGATGTCTGTTATTAAAGAAATGGGATTTAAAGACTTAACTCTAGCGCCTAGTTCTTTAACTAATGTAATGAATGATATGGTTGTTGAGTGTATCAAATCAGGTGTCATTACACATATTACTTCTAGTGGTATGCGTGGATCATTAGGAGAGTTTATTTCTCATGGTGGATTGGATAATCCAGTTATTTTAAGATCACATGGTGGTCGTGCAAGAGCAGTTGAACAAGGTGAAATAAAAATAGATGTCGCCTTTTTAGGTGTACCAAATGCAGATGAATATGGAAATGCAAACGCGATTCATGGAAAAGCAGTCTTTGGTTCTCTAGGTTATGCGATGGTCGATGCAAAATATGCGGATAATGTAGTCTTGATTACGGATACATTAGTGCCATATCCATGTACACCAATCAGTATTCCACAAACACAAGTTGACTATGTTGTGGAAGTTGATGAAATTGGTAATCCTGAAAAAATTGGGGCTGGTGCGACACGTTTCACTAAAGATCCTAAGGAATTAAAAATTGCTCAACTCACTAATGATGTGATTACACAATCACCTTATTTTAAAAATGGCTTTTCTTTCCAAACAGGTACTGGTGGTGCAGCTTTAGCTGTTAGTCGTTACTTAAAGGAAAGTATGGAAAAAGAAAATATAAAAGCTTCTTTTGCTTTAGGTGGTATCACTAAACCAACAGTTGACTTATTAAGTGAAGGATTTATTGAAAAAGTGTTGGATGTGCAAGATTTTGATAAAGGTGCTGCTTTAGGGATGGCTGAGCATGAAAATCAACAAGAAATTGATGCATCATTTTATGCTGATCCCTTTAATAAAGGTGCTGTAGTTAATCAATTAGATATTGTCATTTTATCAGCGCTTGAAATTGATACAAAATTTAATGTAAATGTTATGACAGGTTCTGATGGTGTGTTAAGAGGAGCGATTGGTGGGCATCAAGATGCGGCTAATGCTAAATTAACAATTATCACAGCACCACTTGTTCGTGGAAGAATACCAACAGTTGTAAACGATGTGACAACGGTGATTACACCAGGAGATAGCATTGATATTTTAGTTACTGAGGTAGGGATTGCTATTAATCCTAAACGTGAAGATTTAAAAGAAATTTTTGCTAATTCTAAAGTTCCAGTGTTTACAATTGAAGAATTACAACAGCGTGCTGAAAAAATTGTCGGTGTTCCCGAAAATTTAGAATTTACTGATCGTGTTGTAGCACTCGTTGAATATCGTGATGGAACATTAATTGATATTGTAAAACAAATAAAAGAATAG
- the citG gene encoding triphosphoribosyl-dephospho-CoA synthase CitG gives MKNVFEKGQEISLMDALDNREDRVALQKKLLARHPKSTLISLKMNIPGPIKTNDAINKVFHSASNMLQHYLLASSVTLLAETYRDLPTGPEGYFVIEMSGIDAKKLCIKLENNFSLSSMIDLDVYVTVGSSIQDISRQSLSLSPRKCFVCQNDAKACARSKKHTLKEIQRELVTLYTYYYLSNTKKAVSQCAQKALLYEVTCTPKPGLVDAIDSGAHEDMTIYTFINSSCALTPFFDSFFEAGFYYSKDQPLSGLFNKIRPIGIEAEKSMNEATQQINTHKGAIFSLGVLITALGYSFAQSGSLDLIDIQEIIKEMLRYLMADFDGLENKDPKDLTIGEKLFLDYGISGIRGEASSGYSIVFNHSLPYLVNQTTGDINDRMIDTLLYLLKYSKDTNLIKRAGTVEILDEARQSATDILAAGGVKSNLGRQLYLDMIREYKERNLSIGGTADLLIMTLCLYFIEQLS, from the coding sequence ATGAAAAATGTATTTGAAAAAGGACAAGAAATATCTTTAATGGATGCGTTAGATAATCGAGAAGATCGCGTAGCTTTACAAAAAAAATTATTAGCGCGTCACCCTAAAAGTACATTAATTTCTTTAAAGATGAACATACCTGGACCAATTAAAACCAATGATGCTATTAATAAGGTATTTCACTCCGCGAGTAATATGCTTCAACACTATTTATTAGCCAGTAGTGTAACGTTACTTGCGGAAACCTATCGTGATCTACCAACCGGGCCAGAAGGGTACTTTGTTATTGAAATGAGTGGCATTGATGCAAAAAAATTATGTATTAAGTTAGAAAATAATTTTTCGTTAAGCTCTATGATTGATTTGGATGTTTATGTTACAGTTGGTAGCAGCATTCAGGATATTTCTAGACAATCATTAAGCCTCTCCCCCAGAAAGTGTTTTGTTTGTCAAAACGATGCTAAGGCTTGTGCTAGAAGTAAAAAACACACCCTAAAAGAAATTCAACGCGAGTTAGTGACGCTATACACTTATTATTATCTTTCTAATACTAAAAAAGCAGTATCTCAATGTGCTCAAAAAGCATTATTATATGAAGTGACGTGTACCCCAAAGCCTGGCTTGGTAGATGCGATTGATTCTGGGGCTCATGAAGACATGACTATTTATACTTTTATAAATAGTAGTTGTGCATTAACTCCATTTTTTGATTCTTTTTTTGAAGCAGGATTTTATTACTCTAAAGATCAACCATTAAGTGGATTATTTAATAAAATACGTCCAATCGGGATAGAAGCAGAAAAATCTATGAATGAAGCGACTCAACAAATAAATACGCATAAAGGTGCCATTTTTTCTTTAGGTGTATTGATAACTGCTTTAGGATATTCTTTTGCTCAATCTGGTAGTTTAGATTTAATTGATATTCAAGAAATCATAAAAGAGATGTTAAGGTATTTGATGGCTGATTTTGATGGATTGGAAAATAAAGATCCGAAAGATTTGACAATTGGAGAAAAGTTATTTTTAGATTACGGTATTTCAGGAATTCGAGGAGAAGCAAGCAGTGGTTATTCAATCGTATTTAATCACTCACTACCATATTTGGTTAATCAAACAACAGGTGATATTAATGATCGAATGATTGATACTTTATTGTATTTATTAAAATATTCTAAAGATACTAATCTTATAAAACGGGCAGGTACTGTGGAAATATTAGATGAAGCAAGACAAAGCGCAACGGATATTCTAGCTGCTGGTGGAGTAAAATCAAATCTAGGGAGACAATTATATCTTGATATGATTCGTGAGTATAAAGAAAGAAATTTAAGCATTGGTGGAACGGCTGATTTATTAATTATGACGTTATGTCTTTATTTTATCGAACAATTATCTTAA